The genomic stretch GTTAATAAAGGCAGTTAAGTCACAGGCGGGCGTCTGACACTAGGAGCCTGTCCATGCGAGCTCTGGCGCTGCTCTTGGGCCCGTGTGTTGTCGCGGTCGTGGTGCATCTCTGGCTGGTGATCAGCAGAACCGCGTCGCTCCTGGATCTGCTGCCTCCAGGTACAGTAAAGCTCGGCTGCCCAGTTTTGAACTTGAACTTTTTGTTTCTGCACATCAGAGGAAAGCCGTATTGTGTCGACTGTATAGGTTCGCATCTGCCTCTTCGATTACTTCCATGTATGATGATTTGTATAAGAAAATCTCGTTCTTGCACAGTTCGACCTTGAACCCAGGGAGTTTAGGCTGCACCGGGGGTAATGCTGCTCTAGCACAGGCACAGACCCACGCATATTAAGGTGCGGTTTGTTTCCAGTCCTGTCCGTTGCAATAGTCAGGAGTGTCCCTTGCTGAAGTTGCAGGATCTTTTTAAAGCTGCCATGCACTGAGCGTCTCGGTTGTCCGGCGATCATCATAAATAGGACACTTGGGTGAGTGCTTCATGATAAAAATAATCCTGCTCACTTCAGTTACGCCCACATTAGagggttgtgttgtgtgcatttACAGAAGGAGTTTAAAACAGGCTGGAACAGATTTCTCCAACTTGAATCCTAGTATAAAAGACAGCAGCTGCAAGGGGGCATTTCACTGGGGCCCCCCAGTGCAGGAATTTGGACTATGCTGGTGCATTTCTAAATTACCTTAAAAGTGCATCTCAGGAGCATAGTGGTATTCTGTTCTGTGCCAGTCCATGAATAGTCTATCTGCCTATCAGTTTTTGGtttaatatctatatatagctgtttaatgtgatgttttttctctctctccagatcAATGATACCATGTACATAGTTTGCCTTTATTCTGTCTGCTATCCAATACTAGGATTGCAATACAGATCCTTCTACATGtaggcagtgttttttttttctacttaaaaaaagtaaaactaaaTAATCTATACAACAGATTTAAAGTAGTAGTAATAAGACAAAACATACATTAGTGGCAAACATGTAGAGATGGTATATGCTGCACAGCTGAATGAAAAAGCAACAATTCAGACTGGGCTAATTTATTGCACTGCGTCTCGAACAGATCAGTTTCCTTATCGTGAGGTTCTTGTGGGCGTGCTGTCGGCCAGACACCACTATGCTCTCAGAGACGGGATAAGGAATACCTGGCTGGGGTACCTCAGAGAGCATCCTCAGTTCCAGCATCGGTGAGTCatttttactgtgttttttcAATTGTGCTTTCCAATTGAAAATGACAAATCAAATTTTTAGGGCATTCTGTTATAAATTTGTTTGTGGGTGTGGAGGGGTGGTACCCATTTCCACTATCCTCACCCGAGATCAATTGCCTCTGACCTGCCCAGATGCTCAAAAGAAATTTGTGACTTCAGCTTGCTGTGCCCCTCTTCACTGTCACCTTAAACTGGAGCAGCCACACAGATTTGAACAGGTGTTTTTCGTTGGCGAACCACCAGCTTAGCTAGGGAGAtcaatatttctttattttctcctcctccaaatGTCTCTCTTTCAAAATGCTAGTGCACTGCGTTCAATCAATCTCCCACAGCAGCCCGACGATGGAAACCATAACTCCACATCATGAGTTATTACCAGAGGGCTGCCAAATTCAAGCCAACAGTTTCGCTCGGCAGCATAATCCGAAGAAATGTAGCGTTTTTGCACTGGCTGCACCAACTGCTGGACAAGTGCAGCCCAGGCCAATTGCTTGGGCCGGCGGATTGAGAGACCGGCCGCTCAAGAATTCTCCCGTAAACCCGTGTTGTCATTGTGACACACGTGGGGCTTCCAGTCCTGGTGTGTGGGAATGGATTGGATCACGGGCCTTTGAAGTCTCTTCTTATTGTTATCGTTTGGTTTATTCATCTTTCACACCGCTATCCCAAGAAGCTCGTTTCCTCTCTCTGTGTAAGCAGCTGCCTTAATAAAACATGACTTGGAGAAATCCCAAATAAGCAATCTGTCTGTTATATTATTCTGTTTGGTTCGATTTTTTCTTGGTATTCTAAACCgtgagtgtgtatataaactgtatacacacacacacacacacacacacacacacacacacactgtttagaattcaatttaaaaagagCTACCAGGTTTTTGCCAATTTTGTACTATTTTTAACTCCTGCAGTGTGCTGGTGAAGTTTATAATTGGGACACATGGCTGTGCAGTGCCTGAAGAGGACCGGGAGGACCCTTATTCCTGCACCCTCCTCAACCTCACTGAACCAGGTGGGAGCATCCCCCCCCGTTTAGCCGCTTGAATTGGTAACCACCCTGCGCTGTACTCGCTCTCAGTTGGCATAAATAGAGTACGGTTTTAAATCAGGCGTTTATTATCTTGTTCTTTCAACACTCAGATTCATGCGGAAACAATGGGTGGCTCTGAGTGGGTAGTTGTCGTGTTTTATGTGAGCTCTTTAAGCACGTTAactatgttgtttttaaaatcggGAGTAGGGTCACAGTGTGTGTTACTCTCAAAGTTAATTACGAACGGGGCTTTTCCAGGCAGTTGTTTCCCACTGACAGGACTGCAAAACCAATGTTTTAATTAGGCAGCAGCTTGAGGAAAAGTCCGCATTGCACTGGAAGACGCATCATTCCCTGCTGCCCCTGCCAAATGAAAAACCTTACTTACTCTCCACTTAATTGGCTTAGGTCTGGAGGCTGGGGGACGCAATGTATATCGCAGTTGAAAAAGCAAAATATAGCTGCTGTTAAAAGCCTTCAGTGATTAATGTCTGTGTTAACGCActatcaatatattttttgataCGAGAAACAAACCCAGGCTCTCAAGAGGAtggttttgaatatattttagtttttttgtagaTTTTTGCTGGTGAATAAGTAGTAAACCTATCAATATTTTAGTCCTTTATATACAATCATAACTATTGGGATTTGCAGTATTGATGCTTAGAGTGCAACAGATTTAGACTTCATTCACACTGCGCACAAAtgggctgtttttgttttgttttgcaggcttggatattgttttgtttttgatccaAGACTCGGTGGTTcattgatttttgtttctttatcttaAGTGATTGGACAAGAAATCGAGATCCTAAATATACCTGATGCTGCCGCTCTCATTCCCTTGGAGGCCTCGGTGGTCAGCCTGGACTTCAAGGTCCTCCACCCCGTCGTGATAACCCGTCTGGGGGTGTTTCCCGATGGGCCCAACCTGGAGTTCAGGAGGAACGTCACGGTCAAGCTCTACCAGCTGGATCAGGAGGTGAGACGGCCACAGAATGTAGTTCTTATCTCTGCTGCTCTTCTTCAGAAGGGAAGAAAAAAGGTGCTGCTTACATCATGTCTCGTTATTCTCTTCTGGTTGTACCAATGGCGGCGTGCTTTTGTATCAATGTTTCAGGAAGCTATCGTTACGGCACGGTTCAGCCCTATCAGCTTCGGTGTCAGTGTGAACGGGGTGTGGTACAAGCCAGTGGAGCAGTTCATCTTGCCTAAGGTGAGTCTCCGAATTCTGTGTTCATCATTTTCCACCGATTTACAATccaccttttcttttttaacttagGAATGACAAATCAAACGGCGGACCTTCCCAGCCGCCGTAGCTCCTTTAAAATACTAACGGAGGGGGTGTAATTGTGGTGTCCCCCCAGGGCTTTGAAGGCACGCTGGTGTGGGAGGGTCTGGACTCCGACAACCTCATCACTGCCAACACCTCCAGCGTACAGATCAACAGCGGAGGTGGCGTGGTGCGAATTGCGTCGGTAAGTTCTCTTCTGAATACCGGggctgtcattttatttttttccatgctTTCATGATGGGAAAAACAGGGCATTATCCTTTTGAGTCACGCTGTGTGGAATTTTGTCGACTGTGTCTGTATCTCTTTGTGCTTTTCTATTCCAGTTCCTCAGAGTTATTCTGTAGCAAGCAATGAAAGATTGTATTGTTACTTTTACCTCCATTAAGTGTTCATGCAGTGACCTTGACTTGGTAAATGaatgttacatttttcataATGAATGGCAGGATGTTTTGTCTTGTCTTTTCACATCTGGTCTTTTCAGCTGGAAGAAGGCACCTTACCTCACAGAAGCACGCTGGGCATCCCAGGTCTGGCTGGAGGATTCACTTTCACTATCTATGGTAGGTCTGCATCTCTGGTACATACGTCCAGTCACTCGGACGGTCTGATGGGAATGTGCGGGACCGGGCTGAAAACAACCCagatttatataaaaacatcCACGATTAGGAATACTCCTGTGAATTACGTGTGTATATGAAATTCGATCGTAGGCATCTTTAAGAGTCAACCGATCTTTTCCTTTTCAGAGgttgaataaactttatttactgttaattaaaaagaaataaacacatgaacGCATCACATTTGTCTTGTGCGTAATGTTATTGCTGTTCTCATCATTCATTTCCTGTGACATAGTACCCAAACTAATTACCTGGATTTACTAAAGTCTGGCAGTGATGGGAGGGACATGGACCTTGAGAGACATTCTTCGGTTCGCTGGCGGCCAACCGATAAACTACATAAAACATGCTCGTATTAAATGATTTTGAGTTTGTCTCGATCGatcacttttgatttttaattcCTGTGGGCTAACAAACCATGGACGCAAGACTCCGCTATGAGTATGTCAGTTGTGGAGGGGGGGAGGATTAATTAAGGTGAAGTCTTAGTCAGAGAGGGTGCTGTATGAAATGGTAACGCATGCTGCGTCTCCCCCTGCCTCTCAGACGCAGAGGGTCTGTCTGAGCTGCTGCAGGGGCGACCGGGACGGGTGGAGAGCCACGCTAGGCGGCTGAGGGAGGAGGATGCGGTCCTGGAGCAGGAGAGCCAGCGGCACGGGGACATGGTCTTTGTGGATGTGGTGGACACATACAGGAATGTGCCTTCTAAGCTCCTGCAATTCTACAAATGGTATTATGGcttttcattttgaattttAGAGTGCCTTTGTTAACTATCGAATTTTCATGAATGAGATTCAGTGGGGGGTCCCCATCTTTGGCATAGGggaataataaaaactaaaacaaggtTCCCTCTCAATTGCCTCTCCCACAGGGCAGTGAGGAACACAGATTTTGAGCTGCTGTTAAAGACAGATGATGACTGTTACATTGACGTGGACGCTGTGTTAATGAAGATAGACCACAAAGGTCTGAAGAGGAGAAACTTCTGGTGGGGAAAGTGAGTACCACGAACGGTGCTTTTTATGTATGTAGTAGGGACTTAATTAATTATACTTAAACTGTAACACTTCTGCAGCTAAACCATGGAgtatactgttttttttaatgttctttgAGGCCGTGTGACTAGTGAGACGGTCCGTGTGCAGTGTTGACAGTTTTCACACGCTCTTGTCCAGTTTCAGACAGAGCTGGGCTGTCGACCGCACAGGGAAGTGGCAGGAGCTGGAGTACGCCAGCCCCGCATACCCCGCCTTCGCCTGCGGTTCCGGCTATGTCGTCTCCAAAGATCTCATTCAGTGGTTGGCAGACAACGCTGGGCACCTGAAGGCCTACCAGGTACTCCCCTCTGCCTAGAATGTATACATatgacacttttttttaataagctattcaatttttttttcatttttttttttacgtttgTGCCGATTTCTTATTCAATCTAGGGTGAAGATGTCAGTATGGGCATTTGGATGGCTGCAGTTGGGCCACGTAAATTTCAGGTACGGACGTTAATAGTAAGTCCTTAAGGGCCCCAGTTTTAGCTGACTGGCCTTTCAGTTTGGTAGAAACAACGATTCTATGTGTCACCTGTGTGTCGGAGATGGTGGTGGTATGCACTGTGACTgaccctctctcgctctcaggACCCGGGCTGGCTGTGTGAGAAAGACTGCTATGAAGACATGCTGTCCTCGCCCCAGCACTCAGCCGAGGAGCTGGTGTCACTGTGGGGCCGGCGGAGAGACTGTGGGGACCCCTGTGGGTGCCCTGGAGACCACCACTGAGTCAGGGAGCAAAGTGCCCGTCCGTGGACAAACCCAGTCACTGCTCTTGGCCCCCTCCAGGACATGAGAAGCTACCAGCTGGAGCATCGGCCATCACCTTCCAAAAGGGGCATCAACTGGCCACCGTGAAAGAACACCCACCCTGTCGATCTACAACCCTCTAGATGGGACAGACAGAAGTGTTGTTTAACTAAACGCAGCCAGGATATCCTCAAGTCCTATTGGCATAGTAAAGCTTGTTGTGTGTgccttttgggggggggggggaaattaaGTGGATGTGATGTCCCACGATGACTCTCCTTAAAGCCTATTCCAAGGGTATAGGGAGTGATTCTGCCTAATGCTAgtttcttgaaattgaagtcaATCTGGAAGAAGCTGTGGAAACTGGGTATTTCAGTACTTGATGCCTAAATAATGAATGGGGAAAGGTGCAAAATTGATCTCTTAGAAAATACTTCACTGAATCTTATCCCACCCCCTGATTTCTGGACACTTCCTGGATAGTCATGGGAATGAgctcaataaaatataatttgtcttGGTTTGAAGGCAGCATTACTTCCAGTGGTCACAGGAACAGGAGTCCACACCTGCCTTTCTCCATGTTTTCAAAGCTGATCATGCACCTTGCAGCCCTTTGCCCCGAGGCGTTCCCTCACAGGAGGAGGTTAAAAGCATCCGTGCCACAGCTTCTTGAACACTAACGTGAATAAAATGACATTAAACTGAAGCACCCTCTTTTCAAAGCAGCAGCTTTAACTGCCATGCTGCAGCAATCAACTTGAAAATGTAACGCTTTTGAAAATCTCCCTCACATCATTACAGTTGGACTAACGGGGAAGAACGTGTGCCATTAGTTGAAGAGTCCAACCGAGCACATTTAAATCTCAAATTCATGATGCCTGATGTTTCCATAGATGAGCAGTAGATACCATAGTCTCCCAGCTCATCTGATCTCAAGAATGAATAGTCAGCGGATGTCTTTGGGAAAGTATATAGctgctattttttttatattatatttttaatatatatttaaaaaccccAGCCCCAATAATTAAAGCTGGTTGTTTTACTATGCTAGACTCCTGTCATTCTGTGAAAGCTGAGATACAGAAAGCCTTTTTTGGAGGGAGATGCATTATATCCACCCAAATTTAAATAAACCCAGTGTAGCCGTATAGTTATTTCATCTAGCAAATGACAGAAACCTTGCTGTTCAACCTTCCTCAATAATATCCAGTCTTCAATAAACAAAAACCCCAAAGCCTCTCCCTCATTCCGTACAATCTGTTGTTCAAAACACAAATACCCATGAATGTATGTAGTAgtttttattaatgttaataaatatattttttggaaACCGTGTTTATGAGCTTTCAGATGTTCCGTTTTTACCGAAACCTGCCGGGTCGATACATGATGTTGGGTCACACGCAGACCTGGGGTAAGACTCGGACCAGAGCACTGTAGCTAAGAAAGTTCAAACTTGCCTAATGCATCATCTCCGCTCTTCCCAGGCAGAGGCACAACACGAACAAAGGGACACATTTCCACGTTATTTGCAGCTCATGATTTGTTTTCATGATTTCTTTAGACGTTTTCAAGCCGAAACAGCTGGATCATTAAAAGCGACCGATACAACattaaaatgctctgattatGAATAAGCATCAGTGGGAAATACATTGTCATTACAGCACTAGCTCCTTGGCGCACATGCTGTGGTTGTGGGGCTAATTAAAGACTGTGCTCCCATTTGCGTAAACACTTTCTATAGGAAATCAGTGCAGGCTTAATCTATAGTGTCAGCTAATGGTATACTCCTTCCTTGCAATTTAAAGACTCTAAACCTCATGGATGTTACAAGCAGAGCACTACTATTCCAGATccgtgttgtgttgtgtaagcTCTAGTGCAACTGCTGAGCTACGGGTTGAACAAATAAATCTGTGCATTGTTATGCTAATTCGAGAGTGGATATTAATCCAGCACGAGCTGAACTATCAGCGGGGCGTAACAAGCCTCATTCAGCGGGGACTTCAATAGCCCACTCGCATGATTAGGAGAGCAGGCTTGTCAATTACAGGCTGCTCTGACTACACCGCTAGGCATTTATGTACATTATTCAAACTCGAAAACGCACATGGCGAAACACATTAGCTACAGTGAGCTTCTAAACAGCGGGACTGGATTAGTGCTAGATCCGCCCCAGGTCCGATATCCCCTCTGCCACCCTAGCCTCTCGCCGCCCCAGAGCGCCCAGGGACCACGCTACCCGGTCAGGACCAGCGCACCAGCACCCGGTCTCCGTCTTCGATGGAGTAGAACTGCAGGGGCTTGAGGTCGTTGTCGATCTCGATCTCTCGGCCCTCCATCTGCGTTGAAAGGCACAGGTGATTAACGATCGGCACGATAGCAACCACTAAACTCAATCCATTGCCTTTCCA from Amia ocellicauda isolate fAmiCal2 chromosome 23, fAmiCal2.hap1, whole genome shotgun sequence encodes the following:
- the b3galnt2 gene encoding UDP-GalNAc:beta-1,3-N-acetylgalactosaminyltransferase 2, with translation MRALALLLGPCVVAVVVHLWLVISRTASLLDLLPPDQFPYREVLVGVLSARHHYALRDGIRNTWLGYLREHPQFQHRVLVKFIIGTHGCAVPEEDREDPYSCTLLNLTEPVIGQEIEILNIPDAAALIPLEASVVSLDFKVLHPVVITRLGVFPDGPNLEFRRNVTVKLYQLDQEEAIVTARFSPISFGVSVNGVWYKPVEQFILPKGFEGTLVWEGLDSDNLITANTSSVQINSGGGVVRIASLEEGTLPHRSTLGIPGLAGGFTFTIYDAEGLSELLQGRPGRVESHARRLREEDAVLEQESQRHGDMVFVDVVDTYRNVPSKLLQFYKWAVRNTDFELLLKTDDDCYIDVDAVLMKIDHKGLKRRNFWWGNFRQSWAVDRTGKWQELEYASPAYPAFACGSGYVVSKDLIQWLADNAGHLKAYQGEDVSMGIWMAAVGPRKFQDPGWLCEKDCYEDMLSSPQHSAEELVSLWGRRRDCGDPCGCPGDHH